From Montipora foliosa isolate CH-2021 chromosome 6, ASM3666993v2, whole genome shotgun sequence, a single genomic window includes:
- the LOC138005372 gene encoding uncharacterized protein yields the protein MYSNSSSGGGGNNNNINLITGQKAMLLSLYLLNARSLSPKLDELTALLATSPVDLVAITESWLRSDIDDSLLSISAFNLFRKDRITGRGGGICVYLNNVIPCKRRLDSENPIFECLWLTLHPKRLPRRLSGMAVCVVYHPPGRPTESHKGLNDYLINTTDRLRNEHPDHGLVLLGDFNDFDCSNLVSHHILKQVVQQPTRDSAILDFIVTNMHNLYGSPTIHAPLGSSDHNIVLLAT from the coding sequence ATGTACAGCAACAGTagcagcggcggcggcggcaACAATAATAACATCAACTTGATTACTGGTCAGAAAGCAATGCTACTAAGTCTCTACTTATTGAATGCACGTTCCCTTTCTCCAAAGCTAGATGAATTAACAGCATTACTGGCAACGAGTCCAGTCGACTTGGTCGCTATCACAGAGTCGTGGCTGCGTAGCGATATCGATGACAGCCTGTTGTCAATCAGTGCTTTCAATCTTTTCCGTAAAGATCGTATAACTGGCCGAGGTGGCGGAATCTGCGTTTATTTGAACAACGTAATACCTTGTAAACGGCGGTTGGACTCAGAAAACCCGATCTTTGAATGCCTGTGGCTCACTTTACATCCCAAACGTCTGCCTAGACGTTTATCTGGCATGGCTGTCTGTGTTGTTTATCATCCTCCAGGTCGACCTACTGAAAGTCATAAAGGACTGAATGACTACTTAATTAATACTACTGATCGTCTGCGTAACGAACACCCTGACCATGGTCTGGTTCTTCTCGGCGATTTCAACGATTTTGATTGTAGTAACCTTGTTTCTCATCACATTTTAAAGCAAGTCGTCCAACAACCTACCAGAGACTCTGCTATCTTAGATTTCATAGTAACAAATATGCATAATTTGTATGGCAGTCCAACAATCCATGCCCCACTAGGCTCAAGTGATCACAACATCGTACTCTTGGCAACCTAG